CATTCTTCCTCGCTCCATTTGAACCAAGAATACTGCATGATTCAATCTGTAGTACAGTAAaatctgttattttaaaaagtttccaACCCATTCGCGCCTAATCCCTCCTTTCACCagggaagaaggaaaaaaaaaaaaaaaaaaaaaaaaaaaaaagtggggggccatcaggaaaacacaaaataaaaaggcaaatAGTTGAGTAATCAAAAATGTATGCCTGTTGCAAGCAGAGTGTTTGTTGGTTCTTCCAATGTCTAAATAAGGTGGAATTTTGGTCCAGCTGTGGCAATGATGTCGCTGTAGGGCTCAGACTGGGTCACTTCGATGGCTTGCTGCTTCTTCAAGACGAGGAAACTGTAAAACTTGGCGGCTGCCTGCTTCCTGTTGTTGTTCCGGCACAAGTCCAGCAGACTAACAGACTGTGCGCCAGTCTTAGCCATGACGCGCTATGAGACAAAAGCATTAAATATATGTATGATCAAACATAACACAACTTTGAGATGATTCTCACTGCTGAGGTCATTTCATGAGGAAAAGTTCTTAAAGACTACCATGTCTCAAATTTAAATCCATACCATGTTGCAAGTAAAAATggttagttgtttttttgttttttttttgtttttttaagcactCTGTGAACTGCCCACAGCCTTCTAATTATTACTTGCTAACAGGCTTAGTTATTTAAATTCCATTTTTAGAAATGTGTAAGCACCATAACAGCTTTCTTACCTGGAGACCATGCAGCATCTGTTGGgttctcttgttccatctcttcTCTTCCTGATCTTGATCTCCACCCTGTCCTTCCTCTTcctaaagtacaaaaaaaaccaaccaaccaaccaaccaaccaaccaaccaaacaaacaaacaaagattaGCATCAACTGGTCCAGACATGTatagaaacacagacagaaaaactaCTTCTCTTGACTGGGAACTTTGGACAAATTGGCAACACTGTCAACTACAAATTCTCCAGTTTtgcatgtaaataaataaaagaataggCTATTTCCACCCACCTCCTCTTCATCACTTTCATCCTTCTTGTCTTTTTCCTTCTCCCCAAGAAGGTTGAGTTCAGGGACAAGCTCTGTGAGGTTGAGACTGCTCTCCTCTGGGGGCAATTCCACCTGAGGCATGTCTAACCTCTGAGGCACGACTGAGCGGTCAGCCAACTGCTGCTGCGGCTCCAATGGAGTcatctaaaaaaagaaaggaaagcagAAAACATCAAAATCAGGACCCagttaacataaaatgcagtaacctgaaatgttttgtttctaCAACTGGACCCATTTTTGATGTTTCAACACATTCAAAACAACTTCATCTGTTGGAACCTTTctaataaataacatttaacacAAATGTGACCCTAACCAGGTGAAATCTTTAAGCATGGTCTAGGAAAACACTGTTTAAGAACTGAAAATCTAACAAGAATCAGTTGTCCATTATATACATTTTAGATACAAACAACAGGACATTGTTATACGAAATGCAAAGGTAAACTAGACATCTGTAATTTTGGTGATTTTACAGcataaataatttttatttttttaaaagagaaaatagaTATTCACAGGAAGGGTGCTGTCTTTGTCAAAAGCCTTGCGTTTGACTGCACGGGGGGTGGAGGGAGGGGGCATGACAGTTTCATCCAAGGCTGTTCTGCTGCTCTCCATTGCAGAGGCTGCCAGTATGCTGGGCTCCTCCATGATAGGCTGGTCTGAGGGACACAATAGTTTAATAGTTTAatagtttaattatttatatagcacatttaattacaacaggagcgttgaccaaagtgctgtacaagaaTAGAACATACATAATAAAACAACTTAGAGTATTAAAAGCAAACACCAAATATGAATtaacaaataacaaataacTCTCATGCTGTATTAAAAgccagtaaataaaaatgtgttttaagatATGATTTAAAAAGACTGACAGTACGAGCCTGTCTGATGTGTAGGGGTAAATTATTCCACAGCTTAGGCGCTACGACTGCAAATGCTCGATCACCTCGATGAACCAGCCTCGACCTTGGTACAGCTAAAAGCAAAAGATCACTTGATCTAAGAGACCTAAGGGGGGTATAAGTCTGCAAGAGGTCAGACAAATACCCAGGAGCCTGTCCATTCAGGGCTTTGTAAGtcaacaataaaattttaaaattaattctgaagcggacagggagccaatgaagggaggCAAGTACCGGGGAAATGTGCTCACATCTCTTAGTACGTGTCAGAAGACGagctgcagcattctggaccAACTGCAGCCTTGCCAGGCAGGTCTGGCTGACTCCAGCATATAAGGAGTTACAATAGTCCAGCTGGGCTATAATGAAAGCATGAATCGCCcgttcaaagtttttaaaagataaaaatgatcTCATCTCACAAAGAAAGAGATTAATTGAAAGTAATAACAACAGTCGAGGTGAACACCACCTTATTTGATGAAAGATGGTCTCCCTTCTGAGGCTTTCACACAACCAATGACATGATCTCCTCTCGTCATTTCCAGCAGGACTTACCAGTAACATCTCTGTGCTGAGTTAAGACCTCGTCTCTAGGCACCTCTGGGTTCTCCAGTTCTTTGAGGAACTCATCCAGACTGTCTGCTTCGCctcccttcctcctcttcctcagctcATCTGGCACCAGAGGCGTCAGGCAACGTGTGAACATCTGGTATCGGATatgtaaaagttaaaaaaaacttgcGAGAGGGAGgaatgttactttttttttttttttttaatttaaaaaccacTATATGACAAGttagtattaaaaacaaaaatgcagatCTGTTGGGGAGCACTCATGTGAGACAAAAGGAAATTGTCCTAAATTATGCATTGACACGTTTTCTATTTAGTATTCAGAAGCAGTAACGTCAGTGTTAAAGGACAGGGAAAGAGGCAAAAACAATCACTTCCTCCACCTCCTTCAATGCTCTCATTTTAAATCCCACTCTGAACAGAATGccaatgaaaaaaatactatgttataAATCAACTCCATCTCCTTTCCCTTTCCATTACACAGCAACTGAGGCTGACCTACTTGGAGAATTGGACTGCTGTTGTGAAAGCAGCAAAGTGCTAATATTCCTTAGCAGTGATTTCAGACAGGCAGCTGAAAGTCTGTGTTAGTTCTAATTGCGTGTGTGCATTTACCCACAAATACATGAATATTTATCACAAGCATTTGTTACCTTGAGCAGCCTGGCATTCCAGAGGGGCTGAGCAGGCAGAGAGAAGAGCTTCTCCACTCCtccagtttccttccacatcaTAAGCTTCTTAGTGGGAGGGGCGAGGTCCAGGGTGGTGACAATATCTGAGTAGTCAGACAGTTGGGCTCTGATGGTCTTGCTGTCCAACTCCTTCACGCTGTCCACAATCAGTTTCCTTTTACGCTTGGCCTTGGTCTCTTTAActgaaaagaaacaagaaaaaaaaaataagttcacAATGGTTATTTCACCATAACTGCCCTACAATTAAAATTACAACTTTAAATTATTACAATGAGTGCTTAATGATGTTAAAGCTGTGTGTAGTTTTTTTCCCTATGTTTGTTACACCAAGCAGACATGGTTCTGTTGTAATCACTCCAGCTGTATACACAAAtggcacatttaattaatttgtaCTATATGTCTGTAAATACAGCCTGCACTGTATTTTCAGGCTTCCACTCTATATAGTCCATTTCCTGCACTTTACTACCTAAAGACAGTAAGAATGTATTACACTAAGCATGTTTACTGGAAGTGAGGAAATGAGCTTCCTATCAAACCTGTGTACACCTGCAATTAACAACTCATCCTGCAAAATATACACAAGTAAAACTAAAAGTTAATTTCTCTCTGAGCCAATTATATATCAATATTACAGAAATTTGAGCCTTTCTGCATTCCCATTAATTTGCAGCACTGCCTTCAAATTTCTCAGTACAACTAGAGTCATTAAATAGAAAAGCTATCACAGCACTAAAGAAAAAGTGTAATGTTATTAACTTTATCTGTagttggttttaattttgtggCTACTTGGTGCTTATTGCCATAAACTAATCACTTTTAAGCATTTAAAATTGCAGAGCGAGTGTGTTTATGCAGCATTGACTATAGAGGCCCTTCTGTTTCTGGAGCGCAATTAAAAAGAGTAAAACTGTAATGCTAcaaaagaataataaataaagaattcaattcaattttttaatCCTCTTTAATACAGCCTTTCATCTCGACAAAAGAGCAGGGACTTACCAGTGATATCAATGGGCTCCAGGGCAAAGGCCTCCTCCTCATTGTGAACCAGAGTGGTCTGTTCGGTCTGGTCAGCCATGGCAGGCAGGGGCTCTGGTGGACCTGAGTCTGGGCTGTCTGGGCCCGCtggacacacacatcaaaagagGCAATATGGTCACTTATAACGGCACACAACTGAGGAGTTTTATAACCATAGTTTCTACAATTTTGTTTTACTTACGTGACTGGAGGTTGTCAAAGTCATCCTCATCATCACCATGATCTGGAGGCATCATGACACTTTCTGTGATAGCTGGAGGATCGTCAAAGATACCGCCGCCGTCTTCAGAGCTCAGCAGTTTGTCAACTgagaaataatacatttaacTTTATCATCTTATCATATCTCACAGAACAAGAATTGTTTGCCAAGTATGAGAATGATGTggctgtgatgatgatgatgatgcggtCACCAGATCCCAATGTGTAAACAAATATGTTTCTCACCCAGCATCCCCCCATCACTGTTGCCCATAGAGCCATCCCCAAAGTCATCATACTCCATGTGGTTGGATTTGTCAGGAAGATTAGCTGGACCAGGTTCAGCCTCAAGCAACAGGTTAGAAGCCGTCGCACCATGGATTATATCCTCCTCAAATGTGCTGGCATCACGCATCATCTCTCGGTCGTCCATGCCAAAGTCAGCTGAGGAGTACAGCAGAGtattattataaaatatacACCACATTTCTCATTACACAGAAATgaattaaacatttcaaactccAATGGATAACCAAGATATAATTAGTAAATCTAAATTTGCCATGTGTGGTGACCATTACCAGGGTTGGGTTGGGttgggttgtgtgtgtgtgtgtgtgtgtgtgtgtacacatgaGGACATAAATAATGACCTACCAAAGTCATTGTCTT
The genomic region above belongs to Oreochromis niloticus isolate F11D_XX linkage group LG11, O_niloticus_UMD_NMBU, whole genome shotgun sequence and contains:
- the LOC100710134 gene encoding double-strand-break repair protein rad21 homolog; amino-acid sequence: MFYAHFVLSKRGPLAKIWLAAHWDKKLTKAHVFECNLESSVESIISPKVKMALRTSGHLLLGVVRIYHRKAKYLLADCNEAFIKIKMAFRPGVVDLPEENREAAYNAITLPEEFHDFDQPLPDLDDIDVAQQFTLNQSRVEEITMREDVGNLSLLQDNDFADFGMDDREMMRDASTFEEDIIHGATASNLLLEAEPGPANLPDKSNHMEYDDFGDGSMGNSDGGMLVDKLLSSEDGGGIFDDPPAITESVMMPPDHGDDEDDFDNLQSPGPDSPDSGPPEPLPAMADQTEQTTLVHNEEEAFALEPIDITVKETKAKRKRKLIVDSVKELDSKTIRAQLSDYSDIVTTLDLAPPTKKLMMWKETGGVEKLFSLPAQPLWNARLLKMFTRCLTPLVPDELRKRRKGGEADSLDEFLKELENPEVPRDEVLTQHRDVTDQPIMEEPSILAASAMESSRTALDETVMPPPSTPRAVKRKAFDKDSTLPMTPLEPQQQLADRSVVPQRLDMPQVELPPEESSLNLTELVPELNLLGEKEKDKKDESDEEEEEEGQGGDQDQEEKRWNKRTQQMLHGLQRVMAKTGAQSVSLLDLCRNNNRKQAAAKFYSFLVLKKQQAIEVTQSEPYSDIIATAGPKFHLI